Genomic window (Nitrospirales bacterium LBB_01):
CCAGTACTCTACGTTGTCAATATGGGCAGGATAAATCAAATACTCAGTTATGGCAGCCATGACGGTAAACCCGCGGGTTATCCCAATTGGCCTTTCAGACAAATAAAAGGAAAACACCTCTACAAGAGCAAACGCAATACCTGCGGGAATTGGCCACCAACGCTTAGGTTTCCCCACAAGAGCAAAAACAACAGAGGCAACAAGAGGCCAACCGCTTTTGAGAAAGACGGTATAAGCAAAACCCATAATTATTACAAGCCACCAACTGGGCTTGTAAACAAAAATCGCCGTCACAGCCAACAGCATCGGCCAGCCATTACGAAACGCTAAAGACAACACTACAGAAAGAAACAAAATAACCAGCGCCGGAATTAACTTCCTGACATCCTTGCTGCTATCTAAAACCATATTTCACAATCCCATTAAAGTATTATTTTCTGACTCAATAAAGCCAATTGTAAATGTTGAGGGGTGGAACACCGCCACCCCCTCACAGTACAATACAAACGTAGAGTTTGACAAACTACCACCTTGCTATAGGAAGATTGTCCTTGTCCTTAAACGACCCCAGGGAAATCATCACGATGTCAACAAAGTACCACAAACCAAATCCACCCATAGTAAAGAGCATTATCAGTCCGGTACCGAGCTTGTTACAGTAAAACCTGTGACCGCCTGCCCAGCCTAGGAAAAAGCACAGTAATAATGCTATTAAGCGGCTCTTTGGAGATTCATTCGTTAAAGTCTTGTCATTAGACACAATATCACCTCCTTGATTCAATCCAAACATTTTAGATACGTCTTAACCGTAGAAATTCTATTCTCCAGCCACTATGGTGCACTGCCTTGTGTAGGTACCAAAGATGTTCAGATTTGCCTTGTTTATAGTATATACAGTTTTAATTCCAGCCGCTTTCATCGCAGTCTCAATGCTGGCATCTCCTATGGCCACAGCGCCAAAAAAGGAATGAATA
Coding sequences:
- a CDS encoding YeeE/YedE family protein; its protein translation is MVLDSSKDVRKLIPALVILFLSVVLSLAFRNGWPMLLAVTAIFVYKPSWWLVIIMGFAYTVFLKSGWPLVASVVFALVGKPKRWWPIPAGIAFALVEVFSFYLSERPIGITRGFTVMAAITEYLIYPAHIDNVEYWSIYEPKIDWTMAMILGVTIGSFLSARYSGEFKWMGVPDMWRQSKGPSVFKRWVWVFLAGIVMGFAARIAGGCVSGLLISGAIQLVPSGFIFMISLWVGGVLTSFLFYRGGIVAVKKE
- a CDS encoding TM2 domain-containing protein; its protein translation is MFGLNQGGDIVSNDKTLTNESPKSRLIALLLCFFLGWAGGHRFYCNKLGTGLIMLFTMGGFGLWYFVDIVMISLGSFKDKDNLPIARW